In the genome of Sminthopsis crassicaudata mitochondrion, complete genome, the window TTTGTGCTCCCATTACACCACATCCTAGTAAGGTCAGCTAAATAAGCTATCAGGCCCATACCCCGAAAATGTTGGTTCACACCCTTCCCATACTAATGTCCCCATATGTATTGATCATCTTATCCCTAAGTCTTCTAATAGGCACATGTCTTACCTTGTTTAGCAACCATTGGTTCACAGCTTGAATAGGCTTAGAAATTAATACTCTAGCAATCATCCCTCTCATAACCTTTCCTAATAACCCTCGTACCATAGAAGCTGCAACAAAATATTTCCTCACACAAGCCACTGCCTCAATAGTAATAATATTTGCCATCGTATACAACGCATGAATAACAAACCAATGAACATTATTCCAACTCTCCGACCAATGAGCCAGTACCTCTATAACCCTAGCATTAGCTATAAAACTAGGACTAGCTCCTTTCCACTTCTGAGTGCCAGAAGTTACACAAGGAATTTCACTCCTATCCGGAATAATCCTTCTAACATGACAAAAAATTGCCCCCACAGCCATTATTTACCAAATTGCCCCATGCCTAGACATAAATATTCTTATCACCTTCGCACTTCTATCAACTATTTTAGGAGGATGAGGAGGGCTTAACCAAACACACATGCGAAAAATCTTAGCTTACTCCTCTATTGCTCATATGGGCTGAATAGTAGTAATTGTTCACATCAACCCTACAATGACTATTCTCAACCTGACTATCTACATTATCGCTACACTAACCACATTTTTAACCCTAAATATCACAAATACTACTAAAGTTAAATCACTTGGAAGCCTATGAAACAAATCCACACCAACAACTATCATTATTATACTGACACTCTTATCCTTAGGAGGTCTCCCACCCCTTACCGGATTTATGCCTAAATGACTTATTCTCCAAGAACTAATCTACAACGGAAACATTGCTACCGCCACTATTATAGCCCTTTCCGCCCTACTTAATCTATTCTTTTACATACGAATTATCTATGCATCAAGCCTCACCATATTCCCATCCACTAATAACTCAAAAATACAATGATTTCACCACTCAATAAAACCCACCACCATTATTCCTACAGCCGCCATCATCTCCTCATTATTACTTCCCCTCACCCCTATATTTATTATACTCACATAACTAAGAACTACAAGACTTTATCTTGCATCACTCAAACGCAAATCGAGCACTTTAATTAAGCTAAGTTCTCACCCAGGCCTTGGCAGCACTTAAG includes:
- the ND2 gene encoding NADH dehydrogenase subunit 2, with the protein product MSPYVLIILSLSLLMGTCLTLFSNHWFTAWMGLEINTLAIIPLMTFPNNPRTMEAATKYFLTQATASMVMMFAIVYNAWMTNQWTLFQLSDQWASTSMTLALAMKLGLAPFHFWVPEVTQGISLLSGMILLTWQKIAPTAIIYQIAPCLDMNILITFALLSTILGGWGGLNQTHMRKILAYSSIAHMGWMVVIVHINPTMTILNLTIYIIATLTTFLTLNITNTTKVKSLGSLWNKSTPTTIIIMLTLLSLGGLPPLTGFMPKWLILQELIYNGNIATATIMALSALLNLFFYMRIIYASSLTMFPSTNNSKMQWFHHSMKPTTIIPTAAIISSLLLPLTPMFIMLT